A part of Candidatus Zixiibacteriota bacterium genomic DNA contains:
- a CDS encoding tetratricopeptide repeat protein, protein MKKKAKAKSQGKKKSSALSNLENLPPLPDHRAMEGVMSSIFGGGKRNAVDEAQEIMYEAWEAPTRQRAVDLARKALEVSADCADAYNLLAEETAESLEEVIDFYRKGVEAGERALGKEEFEESVGHFWGLTETRPYMRARAGLAQSLWEAGQREEAVDHYSDLLRLNPNDNQGIRALLMPCLIELGRDEDAEKLFKQYDGDCTAFWMYSRALLDFRMHGDSAIADKSLKAALGENQHVPPYLLGRKKLPRTLPGHYGFGDDNEAVLYVHENWAVWKATPGAMKWLAAKVK, encoded by the coding sequence ATGAAGAAGAAAGCCAAGGCAAAGTCGCAGGGGAAGAAGAAATCGAGCGCTCTTTCAAACCTGGAGAACCTTCCCCCACTACCGGATCACCGGGCAATGGAAGGGGTGATGTCCAGCATCTTCGGCGGCGGTAAGCGAAACGCAGTGGACGAGGCCCAGGAGATCATGTACGAAGCCTGGGAGGCGCCGACTCGCCAGCGTGCAGTGGATCTGGCCAGGAAGGCCCTGGAAGTATCCGCCGACTGCGCGGACGCTTACAACCTCCTTGCCGAGGAAACAGCGGAATCGCTCGAAGAAGTCATAGACTTTTACCGCAAAGGAGTCGAGGCGGGTGAACGCGCACTCGGCAAAGAAGAGTTCGAAGAAAGTGTCGGCCATTTCTGGGGTCTAACGGAGACGAGACCCTACATGCGCGCCCGCGCCGGTCTGGCGCAGAGCTTGTGGGAGGCCGGTCAGCGCGAAGAGGCCGTCGATCATTACTCTGACCTGCTGCGGCTCAACCCCAACGACAACCAAGGCATCCGGGCCCTCTTGATGCCATGCCTCATTGAGCTTGGCCGCGACGAGGACGCCGAAAAACTCTTCAAGCAGTACGATGGAGACTGCACGGCCTTCTGGATGTACTCAAGGGCACTACTTGATTTCCGGATGCACGGTGATTCCGCAATCGCAGACAAGTCGCTGAAAGCAGCCCTCGGCGAGAACCAACACGTGCCTCCCTACCTCCTGGGTCGAAAGAAGTTGCCGCGCACCCTTCCCGGGCATTACGGCTTCGGCGACGACAACGAAGCCGTGCTCTATGTCCACGAGAACTGGGCGGTATGGAAGGCCACTCCTGGAGCGATGAAATGGCTTGCGGCCAAGGTGAAATGA